In the genome of Haloferax mediterranei ATCC 33500, one region contains:
- a CDS encoding bacterio-opsin activator domain-containing protein encodes MGRSESGTTWLTAGDYERLRRATETYREDLVLRLGAEVGLKPVEMSQLKPAHITRRTHRGTDLYLLTVPADGRDAHLPSDVEHDIRKYVRANDTGETERVLPVTPRRLQMLVSSIGERAAEKTSHEGLADISTRDLRRYFARTLLSDGVHPSVVMSIGGWDRIESLAPLLDDPDEDTILDAFSPEPDESNGHSDRGGTDRLQQVVETVRSVGSALPSVSTRSEVEQTVCDRFSDSEHYQFAWIESDENDARVSLAAAAGLDEASLEAVRQSLSSRGTDYAERACHNRAVQTTTAVDLPTGTANGAVTIVPLLHGETAYGALYLALDRANVTDSEKDVLLTLGRHIGQAITAVERRKLLLADTVVQLEFQCSDDDDLLVRLSADLGCTVRLRGVVPIEEQSLLCFLTVRGVTTDAVFDELVTAAEVENIRLIRDRGEESLLEVALSAGSTITTLTSYDGTVSRFVAEDGVARFASEFSNETPLRDVMADLTDAYPDTELVAKHEVERPARNTADFRESLATRLTDKQQSVLRAAYLAGYFEWPRGSTAEDLADSIDISSPTLHQHLRTAQQKLLTSFFDDDEPETEPRP; translated from the coding sequence ATGGGGCGTAGTGAGTCCGGTACAACGTGGTTGACTGCGGGGGACTACGAGCGACTGCGGCGGGCAACCGAGACGTACCGGGAGGACCTCGTGCTCCGATTAGGCGCGGAAGTCGGTCTCAAACCGGTCGAGATGAGCCAACTCAAACCCGCACACATCACCCGGCGGACACACCGGGGAACAGACCTGTATCTACTCACTGTACCGGCCGACGGCCGAGACGCGCACCTGCCGAGCGACGTCGAACACGACATTCGGAAGTACGTCAGAGCCAACGACACTGGCGAGACGGAGCGAGTGCTCCCCGTCACGCCACGGCGTCTGCAGATGCTCGTCTCTTCGATTGGCGAGCGGGCCGCCGAAAAGACCAGTCACGAGGGCCTTGCGGACATCTCGACGCGCGACCTCCGACGCTACTTCGCCCGAACACTGCTCTCTGACGGCGTTCACCCGTCCGTAGTCATGAGCATCGGCGGGTGGGACCGGATAGAGAGTCTCGCTCCGCTTCTCGACGACCCAGATGAGGACACAATACTGGACGCGTTTTCGCCGGAGCCCGACGAGAGTAACGGACATTCCGACCGTGGTGGGACGGACCGGTTACAGCAAGTCGTAGAGACTGTTCGAAGCGTTGGTTCGGCGCTCCCGTCGGTGAGCACGCGTAGCGAAGTCGAACAGACGGTCTGTGACCGATTCAGTGACTCGGAGCACTATCAGTTCGCCTGGATAGAGTCGGACGAAAACGATGCGCGGGTGTCGCTCGCTGCCGCCGCCGGCCTCGACGAGGCGTCACTCGAAGCAGTCCGTCAGTCACTCTCCAGTCGGGGCACGGATTACGCCGAGCGTGCATGCCACAACCGTGCTGTACAGACGACTACAGCTGTTGACCTGCCTACGGGAACCGCAAACGGGGCAGTTACCATTGTCCCGCTGCTACACGGCGAGACTGCGTACGGTGCCCTCTATCTCGCCCTCGACCGGGCAAACGTGACTGACTCCGAGAAAGACGTGTTGTTGACGCTGGGGCGTCACATTGGGCAGGCTATCACCGCCGTAGAGCGAAGGAAGCTACTCCTGGCCGATACGGTCGTTCAACTGGAGTTTCAGTGCTCCGACGACGACGACCTGCTGGTTCGACTCTCTGCTGACCTCGGTTGTACGGTTCGCCTTCGCGGGGTCGTCCCCATCGAAGAACAGTCCTTGCTGTGTTTCCTCACCGTACGAGGCGTGACGACCGACGCGGTGTTCGACGAGTTGGTCACAGCAGCGGAAGTCGAAAACATCCGTCTGATTCGTGACCGGGGCGAGGAGTCGCTTCTCGAAGTTGCACTCTCAGCCGGGTCGACGATTACGACGCTCACCTCCTACGACGGCACCGTTTCGCGATTCGTCGCGGAGGATGGCGTCGCCCGTTTCGCCAGTGAGTTTTCTAACGAAACGCCACTTCGAGATGTGATGGCCGACCTCACCGACGCGTACCCCGACACCGAACTCGTGGCCAAACACGAGGTCGAACGTCCCGCACGCAACACGGCCGACTTTCGAGAGTCGCTGGCGACGCGACTCACCGACAAGCAGCAATCGGTCTTGCGGGCGGCCTATCTTGCGGGCTACTTCGAGTGGCCGCGCGGCAGTACCGCTGAAGACCTCGCCGATTCTATCGATATCTCCTCACCAACCCTGCATCAACACCTCCGAACTGCCCAGCAGAAGCTCCTAACGTCCTTTTTCGACGACGACGAGCCGGAAACCGAACCCCGACCCTAG
- a CDS encoding selenium-binding protein SBP56-related protein yields the protein MATHNEQEREHHEHEHHEHHVHGPGYATPQAAIEESTPEAVAYVVGLYTGSDIEAPDFIGVVDVDPDSDMYQEIIDRVEMPNRGDELHHFGWNACSSSCHVEGLERQYLVVPGNRSGRLHILDTKDRRHPEIETVIEPEEVHEYDLSGPHTVHCIPDGEILISMTGNADGESPSGFLELNDDFEIEGRWDPPGEIDFNYDFWYQPRHNVMVSSEWAAPVTYQPGFDMEDVEAGKYGRRLHIWNWSEGTVEQTIDLGEEGLIPLETRFLHTPESVHGYVNAALSSNIFHFFEEDDQYHAEKVIDFESREHEDWDMPVPALPTDILISMDDRYLFGSNWVHGEVWMYDISDPSNPRKVDSISIGGYYGDIRDVQGRELVAGPQMLQLSLDGERLYWTTSLYSTWDDQFFPEEKEHGSVMLKADVDPRKGTLELDEDFLVDFGNLPDGPARAHEIRWPDGDCTSDVWQ from the coding sequence ATGGCAACACACAACGAACAAGAACGCGAACACCACGAGCACGAACACCACGAACACCACGTACACGGTCCAGGGTACGCGACGCCCCAGGCCGCCATCGAAGAATCGACGCCGGAAGCGGTCGCCTACGTCGTCGGACTCTACACTGGTAGCGATATCGAGGCACCCGATTTCATCGGCGTCGTCGACGTCGACCCGGACTCGGACATGTATCAGGAGATTATCGACCGCGTCGAGATGCCGAACAGGGGCGATGAACTCCACCACTTCGGCTGGAACGCCTGTTCGTCGTCGTGTCACGTCGAAGGGCTCGAACGACAGTACCTCGTCGTCCCGGGCAACCGGTCGGGGCGTCTCCACATTCTCGACACAAAGGACCGGCGACACCCCGAGATAGAGACAGTCATCGAACCCGAGGAGGTCCACGAGTACGACCTCTCGGGGCCGCACACCGTCCACTGCATCCCCGACGGGGAGATACTCATCAGTATGACTGGGAACGCCGATGGCGAATCGCCCAGCGGCTTCCTCGAACTCAACGACGACTTCGAAATCGAGGGCCGCTGGGACCCGCCGGGCGAAATCGACTTCAACTACGATTTCTGGTACCAGCCACGTCACAACGTGATGGTCTCCAGCGAGTGGGCCGCACCCGTGACCTACCAGCCCGGATTCGACATGGAAGATGTCGAGGCCGGGAAATACGGTCGCCGCCTGCACATCTGGAACTGGTCGGAGGGGACCGTCGAACAAACCATCGACCTCGGCGAGGAAGGACTGATTCCGCTTGAAACACGGTTCCTACACACCCCGGAGTCAGTCCACGGCTACGTCAACGCGGCACTGTCTTCGAACATCTTCCACTTCTTCGAGGAAGACGACCAGTACCACGCGGAGAAGGTAATCGACTTCGAGTCCCGGGAACACGAAGATTGGGACATGCCCGTGCCCGCGCTCCCGACGGACATCCTGATTTCGATGGACGACCGATACCTCTTCGGGAGCAACTGGGTCCACGGCGAGGTGTGGATGTACGACATCTCCGACCCGAGTAACCCACGGAAGGTCGATTCCATCTCGATTGGCGGGTACTACGGCGACATCCGGGACGTGCAGGGACGCGAGCTGGTCGCCGGACCGCAGATGCTCCAGCTTTCGCTGGACGGCGAGCGCCTCTACTGGACGACCTCGCTGTACTCGACGTGGGACGACCAGTTCTTCCCCGAAGAAAAAGAACACGGGTCGGTGATGCTCAAGGCCGACGTCGACCCCCGGAAAGGGACGCTCGAACTCGACGAGGACTTCCTCGTCGACTTCGGCAACCTCCCGGACGGGCCAGCGCGCGCCCACGAGATTCGGTGGCCCGACGGCGACTGCACCAGCGACGTCTGGCAGTAG
- a CDS encoding S8 family serine peptidase, with product MENIDVSRREVLARVGAAGIGALAVGTGTAAADRKNEYNIGIASPAAERATRSAADQVVRTLDWDDEKTITGTFSDEAIDNLQNRPGIRYTEENGNLHAIAQTLPWGIDRVDAEVAHADGETGGDNTDGEGGADIAIIDTGIDSDHDDLQANLGKGKAFVECKGSPHMCGQKWDDDNGHGTHVAGIAGADDNSLGVVGVSTAATLHAVKVLDSNGSGSYSDVAAGIKYVADQGWDVGNLSLGGSRSSTVADAVQYADKNGVFLAAAAGNSGPCTDCVGYPAAEPECVAVSATTKNDSLADFSSTGPEVELAAPGKGIYSTYPGDDYNTLSGTSMASPHVAGAAGQLMDNGYTHQEARTQLNSTAEDIGLSSNEQGNGLLDVEAALGTAELGVDSLSATEVETSNGDAEFDVSWSVSDPDSNLDTVDFVLQDTTAGSQDDSVTVSVSGDSASGTTRLVASGDENSGHSYDVTATVTDGDGNTASKTVSTSETEDMPAVDSLSLTEVETSDSDAEFDVDWAVSDADSDLHTLDLTLYELDSDSNRVETEDSASPSVSGGSVSGTTRLVASGDDGSGNTYEVEAVVSDTDGTTTSDTATATESEETESAPTIDTFTLSSGSPNNPHAEVTVDWAVSDTNSNLDTVEVIVDDADESETFSNTTDVSGGSASGTDEFTDKFDSGEYGVTLTVTDTAGNSTTDSKSITA from the coding sequence GGGAACCGCCGCGGCCGACAGAAAAAACGAGTACAACATCGGGATTGCATCGCCCGCAGCCGAACGGGCCACGCGAAGTGCAGCCGACCAAGTCGTCCGGACGCTGGACTGGGATGACGAAAAAACAATCACCGGCACGTTCTCGGACGAGGCGATAGACAATCTCCAGAACCGACCCGGCATCCGGTATACCGAGGAGAACGGCAACTTACACGCCATCGCGCAGACGCTTCCGTGGGGTATCGACCGCGTGGATGCGGAGGTTGCACACGCCGATGGGGAAACGGGCGGTGACAACACAGACGGCGAGGGGGGTGCCGATATCGCGATTATCGACACCGGTATCGACAGCGACCACGATGACCTACAAGCGAATCTCGGCAAAGGCAAAGCCTTCGTCGAGTGTAAAGGCAGTCCCCATATGTGTGGGCAAAAATGGGACGACGACAACGGGCATGGAACCCACGTCGCCGGGATTGCTGGGGCTGACGACAATAGTCTCGGTGTCGTCGGCGTCAGTACAGCGGCGACGCTACATGCGGTCAAAGTTCTCGATAGCAACGGTTCGGGGTCGTACTCCGACGTTGCGGCAGGCATCAAGTACGTCGCCGATCAGGGGTGGGATGTCGGGAACCTGTCGCTGGGCGGGTCGCGCTCCAGCACAGTAGCAGATGCTGTCCAATACGCCGATAAGAACGGTGTGTTCCTCGCAGCGGCCGCGGGGAACAGTGGACCTTGTACTGACTGTGTCGGCTATCCCGCTGCTGAACCCGAATGCGTCGCGGTGAGCGCAACCACGAAGAACGATTCACTCGCCGACTTCTCGTCAACTGGTCCCGAAGTCGAGCTTGCTGCCCCCGGCAAAGGAATCTATTCGACCTATCCTGGAGATGATTACAATACGCTCTCCGGAACATCGATGGCCAGTCCCCACGTGGCCGGTGCGGCGGGGCAACTCATGGATAACGGATATACGCATCAGGAAGCCCGTACCCAACTCAACTCCACGGCGGAGGATATCGGCCTTTCCTCGAACGAACAGGGCAACGGCCTGCTCGATGTCGAGGCGGCACTCGGCACTGCAGAGCTCGGTGTCGACAGCCTTTCTGCGACCGAGGTCGAGACGAGCAACGGCGACGCCGAATTCGACGTGTCGTGGTCGGTGAGCGACCCGGACAGCAACCTCGATACGGTCGACTTTGTCCTCCAGGATACGACCGCTGGATCACAGGATGATTCGGTAACAGTGAGTGTGAGTGGCGACTCGGCGAGCGGCACCACCCGACTCGTCGCCAGCGGTGACGAAAACAGCGGTCACAGTTACGATGTCACCGCAACCGTCACCGACGGAGACGGCAACACGGCCTCAAAGACTGTCAGCACGTCAGAGACAGAAGACATGCCGGCGGTCGACAGCCTGTCACTAACCGAAGTCGAGACGAGCGACTCGGACGCGGAGTTCGATGTAGACTGGGCCGTGAGCGATGCCGACAGTGACCTGCACACGCTCGACCTCACCTTGTACGAACTTGATAGCGACAGCAATCGAGTCGAGACTGAAGACTCGGCCAGTCCGAGCGTTTCCGGTGGCTCCGTAAGCGGCACCACCCGACTCGTCGCCAGCGGTGACGACGGGAGCGGCAACACGTACGAAGTGGAAGCTGTCGTGTCCGACACGGACGGAACGACAACTTCCGACACGGCGACCGCGACAGAGAGCGAAGAGACGGAATCCGCGCCGACTATCGACACATTCACCCTGTCGAGCGGGAGTCCCAATAACCCGCACGCCGAGGTTACCGTCGATTGGGCAGTCAGCGACACCAACAGCAACCTCGATACCGTAGAAGTCATCGTCGACGACGCCGACGAGTCCGAGACGTTCTCGAACACGACCGACGTGAGCGGCGGGAGCGCGTCCGGGACGGACGAGTTCACGGACAAGTTCGACTCGGGTGAGTACGGTGTCACGCTCACCGTCACCGACACGGCCGGGAACTCGACGACCGACTCAAAGAGTATCACCGCCTGA
- a CDS encoding universal stress protein, whose amino-acid sequence MYEHILVPTDGSETAEYAVDQAVDIASKYGSTVHALYVIDVDATSYSLGSEQVDRIRQGHLDEMPEVREEADEATGYVADIASEHGLTVEEHVTSGEPARAIRKFVEDNDIDLVVMGSHGRSGLSRVILGSVTEKVLRRTRLPVLVVDVHEKEA is encoded by the coding sequence ATGTACGAACACATCCTCGTTCCGACGGACGGGAGCGAAACAGCGGAGTACGCCGTCGACCAAGCGGTCGACATCGCATCGAAATACGGCTCGACAGTCCACGCGCTGTACGTCATCGACGTCGACGCGACCAGTTACTCGCTGGGCTCAGAGCAGGTCGACCGCATACGGCAAGGACACCTCGACGAGATGCCCGAAGTGAGGGAGGAAGCTGATGAGGCGACAGGATACGTCGCAGATATCGCGTCCGAACACGGGCTCACCGTCGAAGAACACGTCACGTCCGGCGAACCAGCCCGGGCTATCAGGAAGTTCGTCGAGGACAACGACATCGACCTCGTCGTGATGGGGTCCCACGGGCGCTCCGGACTCTCGCGGGTCATCCTCGGGAGCGTGACCGAGAAGGTCCTCCGACGAACTCGGCTTCCAGTGCTCGTCGTCGACGTTCACGAGAAAGAAGCGTAA
- a CDS encoding 2Fe-2S iron-sulfur cluster-binding protein, which yields MATRHDLTLTWRDGREETVPASENETVLEAAESAGIGLPFGCRTGACATCVGRLIDGAILYDRPPRALKTRHIEAGYVLCCIARPRTDCRIEVGADVQTDLVSNPWK from the coding sequence ATGGCGACCCGTCACGACCTCACGCTAACGTGGCGGGACGGCCGCGAGGAGACGGTGCCAGCGAGCGAGAACGAGACGGTTCTCGAAGCCGCCGAGTCGGCGGGCATCGGCCTCCCGTTCGGTTGCCGGACGGGTGCGTGTGCAACCTGTGTTGGTCGGCTCATCGACGGGGCTATTTTGTACGACCGTCCGCCACGAGCGTTGAAGACCCGGCATATCGAGGCGGGATACGTGCTGTGCTGTATTGCTCGGCCACGAACCGACTGCCGAATCGAGGTCGGTGCGGATGTCCAGACCGACTTGGTTTCGAACCCGTGGAAATGA
- the acs gene encoding acetate--CoA ligase, with product MADGDIELEARLEEQAEFEPSAEFVAQANVSDPSIYEEFEENWPECWERAADLLDWDGDYDEVLDDSNPPFYEWFTGGKLNASSNCVDRHVENGDKNRVAIKWEGELGETRTYTYQDLYREVNEFAAALRAQGVEEDDVVTLYMPMIPELPIAMLACARIGAPHSVVFAGFSAEALATRMNSADSRYLVTCDGYYRRGDALDHLDKANEGLDGVDHGVESVVVVDRLGDDGFGHDLKGNQHDWSALMDEHDGERVAPVERDAEDMLFLMYTSGTTGQPKGVKHTTGGYLSYAAWTSHAVLDIEPEDTYWCSADIGWITGHSYIVYGPLALGTTTVMYEGTPDYPTCDRLWETVEKYAVDIFYTAPTAIRAFMKWGKKFPESRDLSSLRLLGTVGEPINPRAWKWYHKYIGNEDCPIVDTWWQTETGGMMITTLPGIGTMKPGAAGPPLPGVDAQIVDTNGEEVQPGRAGYLTVNKPWPGMLRTLYKNDERYISEYWREYSDTDSDDPDDWVYFPEDGAKIDEDGYITILGRVDDVINVSGHRLGTMEIESAIVGVEGVAEAAVVGGDHEIKGEAVYAYVITEDGYEGDEDLRERIIEGVNDGIGPIARPEKVVFTPELPKTRSGKIMRRLLEDVANGDELGNTSTLRNPEIVEEIEAKVHAQSD from the coding sequence ATGGCAGATGGTGACATTGAACTGGAGGCGCGGCTGGAAGAACAGGCGGAATTCGAACCCTCTGCAGAGTTCGTCGCGCAGGCGAACGTGTCGGACCCCTCGATTTACGAGGAGTTCGAGGAGAACTGGCCCGAGTGCTGGGAGCGGGCCGCCGACCTGCTTGACTGGGACGGCGACTACGATGAGGTACTCGATGACTCGAACCCGCCGTTCTACGAGTGGTTCACCGGGGGCAAGCTAAACGCCTCCTCCAACTGTGTCGACCGGCACGTCGAGAACGGTGACAAGAACCGGGTGGCAATCAAGTGGGAGGGTGAACTCGGCGAGACGCGGACCTACACGTATCAGGACCTCTACCGCGAAGTAAACGAGTTCGCGGCCGCACTTCGCGCACAGGGCGTCGAGGAAGACGACGTGGTGACCCTCTACATGCCGATGATTCCGGAGTTGCCCATCGCCATGCTCGCGTGCGCCCGCATTGGCGCGCCCCACTCGGTCGTCTTTGCTGGGTTCTCTGCCGAGGCGCTCGCGACGCGGATGAACTCCGCTGACTCCCGGTATCTCGTCACTTGTGACGGCTACTACCGCCGCGGCGACGCACTCGACCACCTCGACAAGGCGAACGAGGGTCTCGATGGCGTCGACCACGGCGTCGAATCGGTCGTCGTGGTCGACCGACTGGGTGACGACGGGTTCGGGCACGACCTGAAGGGTAACCAGCACGACTGGAGCGCGTTGATGGACGAGCACGACGGCGAGCGCGTCGCCCCTGTCGAGCGCGACGCCGAAGACATGCTCTTTTTGATGTACACGTCGGGAACGACCGGCCAGCCCAAAGGTGTCAAACACACCACTGGCGGGTACCTCTCGTACGCGGCGTGGACCTCGCACGCGGTGCTCGATATCGAACCCGAGGACACCTACTGGTGCTCTGCGGACATCGGCTGGATTACCGGTCACTCCTACATCGTCTACGGCCCACTCGCGCTCGGCACCACGACCGTCATGTACGAGGGAACACCCGATTACCCCACGTGCGACCGTCTGTGGGAAACCGTCGAGAAATACGCCGTCGATATCTTCTACACGGCTCCGACGGCGATTCGCGCGTTCATGAAGTGGGGTAAGAAGTTCCCCGAGTCGCGCGACCTGTCGTCGCTCCGCCTGCTCGGGACGGTTGGCGAACCCATCAACCCGCGCGCGTGGAAGTGGTATCACAAGTACATCGGCAACGAGGACTGCCCCATCGTCGATACGTGGTGGCAGACAGAGACAGGTGGGATGATGATTACGACCCTTCCGGGAATCGGCACGATGAAACCCGGGGCGGCCGGTCCGCCACTTCCCGGCGTCGACGCCCAAATCGTCGACACGAACGGTGAGGAAGTACAACCCGGGCGCGCGGGCTACCTTACGGTGAACAAGCCGTGGCCCGGAATGCTCCGGACGCTGTACAAAAACGACGAGCGCTACATCTCCGAGTACTGGCGGGAGTACTCCGACACCGACAGCGACGACCCTGACGACTGGGTGTACTTCCCCGAGGACGGCGCGAAAATCGACGAGGACGGCTATATCACCATCCTCGGCCGGGTCGACGACGTGATTAACGTCTCCGGCCACCGTCTCGGGACGATGGAAATCGAGTCCGCCATCGTCGGCGTCGAAGGCGTCGCCGAAGCGGCGGTCGTCGGCGGCGACCACGAAATCAAGGGAGAGGCTGTTTACGCCTACGTCATCACCGAAGACGGCTACGAGGGCGACGAGGACCTTCGCGAGCGTATCATCGAAGGCGTCAACGACGGCATCGGCCCAATCGCCCGCCCCGAGAAAGTCGTCTTCACGCCCGAACTGCCGAAGACGCGCTCGGGGAAAATCATGCGACGCCTGCTCGAAGACGTGGCGAACGGAGACGAACTCGGGAACACCTCGACGCTCCGGAACCCCGAAATCGTCGAGGAGATCGAAGCGAAGGTCCACGCACAGAGCGACTGA
- a CDS encoding VC_2705 family sodium/solute symporter, protein MTLTGLFLQSSDLLPEALNISFKLIPAIMVVGMLTLFLAIGYVFKVADTEGMWVAGRSIGNIENGMAIGANWMSAASYLGLAGLVALAGFYGLAFIIGWTTGYFVLLIFLAAQMRRFGKYTAPDFVGDRFNSDTARAIGALTTILIGFVYSVGQARGMGLVGLYVFGTDYVTMVIVMMAITVGYLTISGMMGATKNMAVQYVILIVAFLTAVYVVGFTGGYSTVLPQIEYGRLIGELSAEFSEPFAGAGFYLWIATAFSLIFGTCGLPHVLVRFYTVENEKTARQSTVWGLFFILLLYWSAPALAAFGVDLYDASQYGPTFAANGGMSGGEGDLIVVLAAQLSNLPTWFVGLVAAGGIAAAIATTAGLFITASSAVSHDIYTNIVNPDATQRQQVLVGRATIIALGIIVTITAFDPPALVGELVALAFSLAAIVLFPMFFLGLWWENTNRQGALAGMTVGLTLWVAAVVNDLIFHFSDAFAEVVPAIGAALVGTPLVFIVTIAVSMATAEPPEQIKKMVRQCHSPEPMGQQQSAEDVVSTDGGQTPADD, encoded by the coding sequence ATGACGTTGACGGGTCTCTTCCTCCAGTCGAGCGACCTGCTCCCCGAGGCGCTCAACATCTCGTTCAAACTCATCCCGGCCATCATGGTCGTTGGGATGTTGACCCTATTCCTCGCCATCGGCTACGTGTTCAAGGTCGCCGACACCGAGGGAATGTGGGTTGCCGGTCGTTCGATTGGGAACATCGAGAACGGAATGGCAATCGGTGCTAACTGGATGTCTGCCGCCTCGTACCTCGGGTTGGCAGGTCTTGTCGCCCTCGCGGGCTTCTACGGTCTCGCCTTCATCATCGGCTGGACGACGGGCTACTTCGTCCTCCTCATCTTCCTGGCCGCGCAGATGCGCCGGTTCGGGAAGTACACGGCACCCGACTTCGTCGGCGACCGCTTCAACTCCGACACCGCACGGGCTATCGGCGCGCTCACGACGATTCTCATCGGGTTCGTCTACTCGGTCGGGCAGGCCCGCGGCATGGGTCTCGTCGGCCTGTACGTCTTCGGGACCGACTACGTCACGATGGTCATCGTGATGATGGCCATCACAGTTGGATACCTGACCATCTCCGGAATGATGGGTGCGACCAAGAACATGGCCGTCCAGTACGTCATCCTCATCGTCGCGTTCCTGACGGCCGTCTACGTGGTCGGCTTCACCGGCGGCTACTCGACGGTGCTCCCGCAAATCGAATACGGACGGCTGATCGGTGAGCTCTCGGCGGAGTTCTCCGAACCGTTCGCGGGTGCAGGGTTCTACCTCTGGATTGCCACGGCGTTCTCGCTCATCTTCGGTACCTGCGGTCTCCCGCACGTGCTGGTGCGGTTCTACACGGTCGAAAACGAGAAGACCGCTCGCCAGTCCACCGTCTGGGGGCTGTTTTTCATCCTGCTCCTCTACTGGAGCGCGCCCGCGCTGGCGGCCTTCGGTGTCGACCTCTACGACGCCTCCCAGTACGGCCCGACGTTCGCAGCGAACGGCGGCATGAGCGGCGGTGAGGGAGACCTCATCGTGGTGTTGGCGGCTCAGCTCTCGAACCTGCCGACGTGGTTTGTCGGTCTCGTGGCGGCAGGCGGTATCGCGGCCGCAATTGCGACGACGGCCGGGCTGTTCATCACCGCCTCGTCCGCCGTTTCGCACGACATCTACACGAACATCGTCAACCCCGACGCGACTCAGCGCCAGCAGGTGCTCGTCGGGCGGGCGACCATCATCGCACTGGGTATCATCGTGACGATTACCGCGTTCGACCCGCCGGCGCTCGTCGGCGAACTGGTCGCACTGGCGTTCTCGCTCGCGGCCATCGTGCTGTTCCCGATGTTCTTCCTCGGACTCTGGTGGGAGAACACGAACCGTCAGGGAGCGCTCGCCGGGATGACCGTCGGCCTCACGCTCTGGGTTGCCGCGGTCGTCAACGACCTCATCTTCCACTTCAGCGACGCCTTCGCCGAAGTCGTGCCGGCCATCGGTGCGGCCCTCGTCGGGACGCCGCTGGTGTTCATCGTCACGATTGCCGTCTCGATGGCGACGGCCGAACCGCCAGAGCAGATTAAGAAGATGGTTCGGCAGTGTCACAGTCCCGAACCGATGGGACAGCAACAGTCTGCAGAAGACGTCGTGAGTACCGACGGGGGCCAGACCCCCGCGGACGACTAA
- a CDS encoding DUF4212 domain-containing protein, whose translation MSNEITESEIDSHEAQAGRDTAARHEQVDYLNSEVNLLKPSTPFMRDHLKVVWVSFIAWALLTFGPPVLTYLAPATMTTQLPVIGFPAHYFLVAVLTPTSSLVLAFIYSRKRDQLDEKYGIDHSAATEDSKGEKSGEAAVADGGSVE comes from the coding sequence ATGTCAAACGAAATCACTGAGTCAGAGATTGACTCGCACGAAGCGCAAGCCGGTCGTGACACAGCCGCCCGGCACGAACAAGTCGACTACTTAAACAGCGAGGTGAATCTGCTGAAGCCGAGCACCCCGTTCATGCGGGACCACCTGAAGGTGGTCTGGGTGAGCTTCATCGCGTGGGCACTCCTCACGTTCGGGCCGCCGGTCCTGACCTACCTCGCGCCGGCGACCATGACCACGCAGCTACCGGTTATCGGGTTCCCGGCGCACTACTTCCTGGTCGCAGTCTTGACGCCGACCAGTTCACTCGTGCTCGCGTTCATCTACTCCCGCAAGCGCGACCAACTCGACGAGAAGTACGGCATCGACCACTCCGCCGCGACGGAGGACTCGAAGGGTGAGAAAAGCGGTGAGGCCGCTGTCGCCGATGGAGGGAGCGTCGAATGA